From one Actinomycetota bacterium genomic stretch:
- the pstC gene encoding phosphate ABC transporter permease subunit PstC, whose translation MHTGPRRQAPDRPPAAADHLTPPPPPPPPPAPGAAPGDPGGPVAVARLRQGPGGVVADRGYAIVAGLAALLSVVAVGYLIWKTVEQTTEVWSTFGVWGFITGTEWIPSTAAGDAIFGALPFIYGTLMTSLIALVLAVPTAIGIALATTVFLPRKLRGPVGGFINLLAAVPSVIFGLWGVTVLVPFLRPGLDWLANTLGGFSLFGWQIFVGPVSSGSFLVSGLVLGIMILPIITAITREVLLTVPRDQQEAAYALGATRWEMVKHSMLPWARSGIVGASALGLGRAVGETIAIAMLLGNSPVIFGSLLGPGATMASVIALQTGEASGLQLSALTALAVVLFLIAFAINAIARILVRRGERPGMGGAGGVWSSLALWHRPAMSDDEAPAEPTGAAAPPAPVASTPAPPAAPTPGRREPLPISGPNAVSRKRRVKSGTAEGLIWFSLGVGIIPLVLIMWEMLYKGFPAISGAFFTTLPPLDPNSYGGGISNALVGTLILMAIATIIAAPLGVLTALFISDVAKKTGWQKRLADGIGFFVDVLLGVPSIVVGLIVYLGIVVIQQHFSALAGGIALAIIMFPIVVRSADEMLRLVPVAQKEAASALGAPKWRVTWSVVLPAAGPGIMTGILLGLARASGETAPLLFTSLGNQFFSTSITEPIASIPQLIYQNTIQVQTPASLQLAWGAALVLVAIILILNLVAALLARRTRPLEGR comes from the coding sequence TTGCACACGGGACCACGCCGCCAGGCGCCTGACCGCCCTCCCGCTGCCGCAGACCACCTGACTCCACCACCGCCACCGCCACCGCCGCCTGCGCCCGGCGCCGCCCCGGGCGACCCCGGCGGTCCTGTCGCCGTCGCCCGGCTACGCCAGGGGCCCGGGGGAGTGGTGGCCGACCGGGGCTACGCGATCGTCGCGGGGCTCGCCGCCCTGCTCTCGGTCGTGGCTGTCGGGTACCTGATCTGGAAGACCGTCGAGCAGACCACCGAGGTGTGGAGCACCTTCGGCGTCTGGGGGTTCATCACCGGCACCGAGTGGATTCCGTCCACCGCCGCCGGCGACGCGATATTCGGGGCGTTGCCCTTCATCTACGGCACCCTGATGACATCGCTCATCGCCCTGGTGCTGGCCGTTCCCACGGCCATCGGCATCGCTCTCGCCACCACGGTGTTCCTCCCGCGCAAGCTGCGCGGGCCGGTCGGCGGGTTCATAAACCTCCTTGCGGCGGTGCCGTCGGTGATCTTCGGCCTCTGGGGCGTGACGGTGCTGGTGCCCTTCCTGCGCCCGGGACTTGATTGGCTGGCCAACACCTTGGGCGGCTTCAGCCTGTTCGGCTGGCAGATATTCGTGGGCCCCGTTAGCTCTGGCTCGTTCCTGGTATCCGGTCTCGTTTTGGGCATCATGATCCTGCCGATCATCACGGCGATCACCCGCGAGGTCCTTCTCACCGTGCCGCGCGACCAGCAGGAGGCGGCGTATGCGCTGGGAGCCACCCGCTGGGAGATGGTGAAGCACTCGATGCTTCCGTGGGCGCGATCGGGCATCGTGGGCGCGTCGGCCCTCGGGCTTGGGCGCGCCGTGGGCGAGACCATCGCCATCGCCATGCTGCTCGGCAACTCGCCGGTGATCTTCGGATCGCTCCTCGGCCCGGGGGCCACGATGGCCTCGGTCATCGCCCTGCAGACGGGCGAGGCATCGGGGCTGCAGCTGTCCGCCCTTACCGCCCTCGCAGTGGTGCTTTTCCTCATCGCCTTCGCCATCAATGCCATCGCGCGCATCCTGGTGCGCCGCGGCGAGAGGCCGGGCATGGGCGGCGCGGGCGGCGTGTGGTCGTCCCTGGCCCTGTGGCACCGCCCGGCCATGTCCGATGACGAGGCCCCCGCAGAGCCGACCGGTGCCGCTGCACCGCCCGCGCCGGTGGCATCCACTCCTGCGCCGCCCGCCGCCCCCACGCCAGGCCGCCGGGAGCCCCTGCCGATCTCGGGCCCGAACGCCGTATCGCGCAAGCGGCGCGTGAAGTCGGGGACGGCTGAAGGGCTCATCTGGTTCAGCCTGGGAGTCGGGATCATCCCCCTCGTGCTCATCATGTGGGAGATGCTCTACAAGGGCTTTCCGGCGATATCGGGCGCGTTCTTCACCACGCTCCCGCCGCTCGACCCCAACAGCTACGGAGGCGGCATCTCCAACGCCCTCGTGGGGACCCTCATCCTCATGGCCATCGCGACGATCATCGCCGCCCCGCTCGGCGTGCTCACGGCCCTGTTCATATCGGACGTGGCGAAGAAGACCGGCTGGCAGAAGCGATTGGCCGACGGCATCGGGTTCTTCGTCGACGTGCTCCTCGGCGTGCCCTCGATCGTGGTCGGACTCATCGTGTACCTGGGCATCGTGGTCATCCAGCAGCACTTCTCGGCGCTCGCAGGTGGAATCGCCCTGGCGATCATCATGTTCCCCATCGTCGTGCGCTCCGCAGATGAGATGCTGCGGCTCGTGCCGGTCGCGCAGAAGGAGGCCGCATCCGCGCTCGGGGCGCCCAAGTGGCGCGTGACGTGGTCGGTGGTGCTGCCCGCGGCCGGTCCGGGAATCATGACGGGCATACTGCTGGGCCTCGCCCGCGCCAGCGGCGAGACCGCCCCGCTGCTCTTCACGTCGCTGGGAAACCAGTTCTTCTCGACGAGCATCACAGAGCCGATCGCATCGATCCCGCAACTGATCTACCAGAACACCATCCAGGTCCAGACGCCTGCGTCACTTCAGCTCGCGTGGGGTGCGGCACTCGTGCTGGTGGCGATTATCCTTATCCTCAACCTGGTCGCCGCCCTGCTGGCGCGACGCACCCGCCCGTTGGAGGGACGATGA
- the pstB gene encoding phosphate ABC transporter ATP-binding protein: MFTRDLSAYFGSHKAVEDITLDFPRNTVTALIGPSGCGKSTYIRCLNRMHEMVPNARCTGEVMLRDIDIYGRDADPVAVRRAVGMVFQRPNPFPTKSIRDNILAGPRFTGTRLNKSEKDDLVEATLRGAGLWDEVKNRLPAHAGGLSGGQQQRLCIARALAEEPDVLLMDEPCSALDPQSTLRIEDLIREIKARVTIVIVTHNMQQAARVSDYTGFITIENEGDPGRLIETGPTKDVFGNPQNERTEAYVSGRFG; encoded by the coding sequence ATGTTCACGCGTGACCTCTCGGCCTACTTCGGATCGCACAAGGCCGTCGAGGACATCACCCTCGACTTCCCCCGAAACACCGTGACCGCCCTCATCGGGCCTTCGGGCTGCGGCAAGTCCACGTACATCCGCTGCCTCAACCGCATGCACGAGATGGTGCCGAACGCCCGGTGCACCGGTGAGGTGATGCTGCGGGACATCGACATCTACGGCCGCGACGCCGATCCCGTGGCCGTGCGCCGCGCGGTGGGCATGGTGTTCCAGCGCCCGAACCCGTTCCCGACGAAGTCGATCCGCGACAACATCCTGGCGGGCCCCCGGTTCACCGGGACCAGGCTCAACAAGAGCGAGAAGGATGACCTCGTGGAGGCCACGCTGCGGGGCGCCGGCCTCTGGGATGAGGTGAAGAACCGCCTCCCGGCGCACGCCGGCGGGCTCTCCGGCGGGCAGCAGCAGCGGCTGTGCATCGCGCGCGCCCTCGCCGAGGAGCCCGATGTGCTGCTCATGGACGAGCCCTGCTCGGCGCTCGACCCGCAGAGCACGCTGCGCATCGAGGACCTGATCCGCGAGATCAAGGCCCGCGTCACCATCGTGATCGTCACCCACAACATGCAGCAAGCGGCGCGCGTGTCCGACTACACGGGCTTCATCACCATCGAGAACGAGGGTGACCCCGGCCGCCTCATCGAGACCGGCCCGACCAAGGACGTCTTCGGGAACCCGCAGAATGAGCGCACCGAGGCGTACGTGTCAGGCCGCTTCGGCTGA
- a CDS encoding flippase-like domain-containing protein, whose protein sequence is MSEETAKRRAIPKWAWHAVRIAVIAIVVILLVWRVDWGAVVAAFRVDSIWLLVIAVLANFVSVLLKGMAWKGVVDGLPGLRKKTRYLDLLSPLMVGFLFNTILAARVGEIAKVVLARRRLAKRGEDVSTTVLLGTVVVENIVTTIAWVVLVILIGLFLPLPSYAWMITAVLGVICLVIVVVALLQNPNRQVPPWLSTGSIWRRVTRAFQRLWGAVHESHASLRDPQQMMRVAIPSFGTWLAQWAGIYATLGAFGLGYVGWGGAGLLLVTITLAQSFPILPGNLVVFQAAAVVPLTATYGVSAADALAFSIVLQATEMVVGVVIGFVFLLFEGVSFRQLRREAEEEEESLET, encoded by the coding sequence ATGAGCGAGGAGACCGCGAAGCGCCGGGCGATCCCCAAGTGGGCCTGGCACGCCGTACGCATCGCCGTCATCGCAATCGTGGTGATCCTGCTCGTATGGCGCGTCGACTGGGGCGCCGTGGTGGCGGCCTTCCGGGTGGACAGCATCTGGCTGCTCGTCATCGCGGTGCTCGCCAACTTCGTGTCGGTGCTGCTCAAGGGCATGGCGTGGAAGGGCGTGGTCGACGGCCTGCCGGGCCTCAGGAAGAAGACGCGCTACCTCGATCTGCTGAGCCCGCTGATGGTGGGCTTCCTGTTCAACACCATTCTCGCGGCGCGCGTGGGCGAGATCGCCAAGGTGGTGCTTGCCCGTCGCCGCCTGGCCAAGCGCGGCGAGGACGTATCCACCACCGTGCTGCTCGGCACCGTGGTGGTGGAGAACATCGTCACCACGATCGCGTGGGTGGTGCTGGTGATCCTCATCGGCCTCTTCCTGCCGCTGCCGTCGTACGCGTGGATGATCACGGCGGTGCTCGGGGTGATCTGCCTGGTCATCGTGGTGGTGGCCCTGCTGCAGAACCCCAACCGCCAGGTGCCGCCGTGGCTGTCCACCGGGTCGATCTGGCGGCGCGTGACCCGTGCCTTCCAGCGCCTCTGGGGCGCCGTGCACGAGAGCCACGCGAGCCTGCGCGACCCGCAGCAGATGATGCGCGTGGCCATCCCCAGCTTCGGCACCTGGCTCGCGCAGTGGGCGGGCATCTACGCCACCCTCGGCGCGTTCGGCCTGGGCTACGTGGGCTGGGGCGGTGCCGGACTGCTGCTGGTCACCATCACCCTCGCCCAGTCGTTCCCGATCCTGCCCGGCAACCTGGTGGTGTTCCAGGCCGCCGCCGTGGTGCCCCTCACGGCGACATATGGGGTGAGCGCCGCCGACGCCCTGGCCTTCTCGATCGTGCTCCAGGCCACCGAGATGGTGGTGGGCGTGGTGATCGGCTTCGTCTTCCTGCTCTTCGAGGGCGTCAGCTTCAGGCAGCTGCGCCGCGAGGCCGAGGAGGAAGAGGAGTCGCTCGAGACCTAG
- a CDS encoding polysaccharide deacetylase family protein has translation MPMTQPMTKNRTIRRVVAIELALLAAAALARPRKPVLAAGILGAGALGAWGAFRPASPVFGPVVSRGPSGRPRAALTFDDGPGPSTPAVLDALADEGVRATFFVLGRQARRHPELVRRMHDEGHQVASHGYDHGILVMRGPGHVRDQLARTKDAVADAAGPDVLTHVFRAPHGFRGPATWAAVRSAGYRMAGWTTGVFDSADPGPHVVAQRSARALAPGCILLLHDADGWDPDRPRTHTAAAIPDICAAAREKGLELVTLDELVA, from the coding sequence GTGCCGATGACCCAGCCGATGACCAAGAACCGGACCATCCGCCGCGTCGTCGCCATCGAGCTGGCCCTCCTGGCGGCCGCCGCGCTCGCGCGGCCCCGGAAGCCCGTGCTCGCGGCGGGGATCCTCGGCGCGGGCGCGCTGGGCGCCTGGGGGGCCTTCCGCCCCGCGTCCCCGGTATTCGGCCCCGTGGTGAGCCGGGGCCCCTCGGGTCGCCCGCGCGCCGCCCTCACGTTCGACGACGGCCCTGGCCCGTCCACCCCGGCGGTCCTCGACGCCCTGGCCGACGAGGGCGTGCGCGCCACCTTCTTCGTGCTGGGCCGCCAGGCGCGGCGCCACCCCGAGCTGGTTCGCCGCATGCATGACGAGGGCCATCAGGTGGCAAGCCACGGGTACGACCACGGAATCCTGGTGATGCGGGGGCCGGGTCACGTGCGCGACCAGCTCGCCCGCACCAAGGATGCCGTGGCCGATGCCGCCGGCCCCGACGTGCTCACGCACGTGTTCCGCGCGCCGCACGGGTTCCGCGGCCCGGCCACGTGGGCGGCCGTGCGATCGGCCGGCTACCGCATGGCGGGCTGGACCACGGGCGTGTTCGACTCGGCCGACCCCGGCCCCCACGTGGTGGCCCAGCGGTCGGCCCGGGCGCTCGCCCCGGGCTGCATCCTGCTGCTGCACGACGCCGACGGCTGGGATCCCGACCGCCCGAGGACCCACACGGCGGCGGCAATCCCCGACATCTGCGCGGCCGCGCGCGAGAAGGGACTCGAGCTCGTCACGCTCGATGAGCTGGTGGCATGA
- a CDS encoding zinc ribbon domain-containing protein — protein sequence MPVYDYRCEKGHRFEAIQSMSDEPLARCEECGAPAQRVLHAPAIHFKGKGFHNTDYGTKSRPKEPAAAPSGGNAAGGDSGGSTSGGSSEGAGKSTGKTVGLDSI from the coding sequence GTGCCGGTCTACGACTATCGCTGCGAGAAGGGCCATCGCTTCGAGGCCATCCAGAGCATGTCCGACGAGCCCCTCGCCAGGTGCGAGGAGTGTGGAGCGCCCGCGCAGCGCGTGCTTCATGCGCCGGCAATCCACTTCAAGGGCAAGGGCTTCCACAACACCGACTACGGAACCAAGAGCCGGCCGAAGGAGCCCGCCGCGGCGCCATCGGGTGGCAACGCCGCGGGTGGGGACTCAGGTGGCAGCACTTCGGGCGGGTCGTCCGAAGGCGCCGGCAAGAGCACTGGCAAGACCGTGGGGCTCGACAGCATCTAA
- a CDS encoding LytR family transcriptional regulator → MPPQGKPYRRFKARGSAKSAEGLEGLQQLTEGAGAAERHEPKPDIDPWAPQPTRRWWSLRGIGAWGWAWRVGTLLVIGVITWGVLGFMTVNGAVSTANGRVPPSARAALSPAGPLLSSPQNTLVVGWDARGGESRARADTIMIMRTDPGAGKVKWLSIPRDFRVELPGAGTEKINAAMYLGGQRGIINAVRDLTGLPIHHIIVVRFNGVKRMVDEMGGVTVNNPTPVRDCPYSGGLTVSFPRGQIELDGERALQYVRVRKCDGDIKRAARQQAFVTGLKAKMASLTSIPVAPWNGAAAIRSIGTDMGTSDLMKLGWLQWRLRSDPRDRVVLAGIPRTVNGISYVVGEPDLDEQQVAEFVGR, encoded by the coding sequence ATGCCGCCCCAGGGCAAGCCATATCGCCGCTTCAAGGCGCGCGGATCCGCGAAGTCGGCTGAGGGCCTCGAGGGCCTGCAGCAGCTGACCGAGGGGGCCGGCGCCGCAGAGCGCCACGAGCCGAAGCCCGACATCGACCCCTGGGCCCCGCAGCCCACGCGCCGCTGGTGGTCGCTGCGCGGCATCGGCGCGTGGGGCTGGGCGTGGCGCGTGGGCACGCTGCTGGTGATCGGCGTCATCACGTGGGGCGTGCTGGGCTTCATGACGGTCAACGGGGCCGTATCCACGGCCAACGGCCGCGTGCCCCCCAGCGCCCGCGCGGCGCTGTCACCTGCCGGCCCGCTGCTGTCATCGCCCCAGAACACCTTGGTTGTGGGATGGGACGCCCGCGGCGGCGAGTCGCGCGCCCGTGCCGACACCATCATGATCATGCGCACCGACCCGGGCGCGGGCAAGGTGAAGTGGCTGTCGATACCGCGCGACTTCCGCGTGGAGCTGCCCGGTGCCGGGACCGAGAAGATCAACGCCGCGATGTATCTGGGCGGCCAGCGCGGGATCATCAACGCCGTGCGCGACCTCACCGGGCTGCCGATCCACCACATCATCGTGGTGCGATTCAACGGCGTGAAGCGCATGGTCGACGAGATGGGCGGGGTCACCGTCAACAATCCCACGCCGGTGCGGGACTGCCCCTACTCGGGCGGCCTCACCGTGTCGTTCCCGCGCGGGCAGATCGAGCTCGATGGCGAGCGCGCACTGCAGTACGTGCGCGTGCGCAAGTGCGATGGCGACATCAAGCGCGCCGCACGCCAGCAGGCGTTCGTGACCGGCCTGAAGGCGAAGATGGCGTCCCTCACCTCCATCCCCGTCGCGCCCTGGAACGGCGCGGCGGCGATCCGATCGATCGGAACCGACATGGGCACGTCCGACCTCATGAAGCTGGGGTGGCTGCAGTGGCGCCTGCGCTCGGACCCGAGGGATCGCGTCGTGCTCGCGGGCATCCCGCGCACAGTGAACGGCATCTCCTACGTGGTTGGCGAACCCGACCTCGACGAGCAACAGGTCGCCGAGTTCGTCGGCCGCTAG
- a CDS encoding ROK family protein: MVPSPTGVPASGGYMSVIGVDVGGTKIAAGRLDPARAVTDSIVIPTPDGGMAIIDAIAGLVADLSAGSPDEVRAVGVGLPATIDAITGRVAHSVHTGMVDFDAAGALEAAVGLPVFLGNDANLAALAEHRLGAGRGHAHVVLLTVGTGIGGGLIIDDQVFRGGRGHGAELGHVSVDGNGPPCQGGCPNRGCIETMCSGTALARAFRALAADNPDTALGRLHAAGDLDSRSGLALAQQGDPEALAIVTTAGEWLGVAVTSLANTFDPDIILIGGGLSAAGELLLGPARDIYQQRALPPTRRAPLQVAALGPDAGMVGAGVMAHEGMGA, encoded by the coding sequence ATGGTACCGTCGCCCACGGGTGTTCCGGCGAGCGGGGGGTATATGAGCGTCATCGGCGTGGATGTCGGTGGCACCAAGATCGCCGCGGGGCGCCTCGACCCCGCGCGCGCGGTCACCGATTCCATCGTCATCCCCACTCCCGATGGGGGAATGGCCATCATCGACGCCATTGCCGGCCTGGTGGCCGACCTCTCGGCGGGGTCGCCCGACGAGGTGCGCGCCGTGGGCGTGGGCCTGCCCGCCACGATTGATGCCATCACCGGGCGGGTGGCCCACTCGGTGCACACCGGAATGGTTGACTTCGACGCGGCCGGGGCACTCGAGGCCGCCGTGGGGCTGCCGGTTTTCCTCGGCAACGACGCCAACCTCGCGGCGCTGGCCGAGCACCGCCTCGGCGCTGGCCGCGGGCACGCACACGTGGTGCTGCTCACCGTGGGCACGGGCATCGGCGGCGGGCTCATCATCGATGACCAGGTATTCCGCGGCGGGCGCGGTCATGGCGCCGAGCTGGGGCATGTCTCGGTGGACGGCAACGGGCCCCCGTGCCAGGGCGGATGCCCCAACCGGGGCTGCATCGAGACCATGTGCAGCGGCACCGCGCTGGCGCGTGCGTTCCGGGCCCTCGCCGCGGACAACCCCGATACCGCGCTCGGGCGTCTGCACGCCGCAGGCGATCTCGACAGCCGGTCGGGCCTCGCGTTGGCGCAGCAGGGCGATCCCGAGGCGCTGGCGATCGTCACCACGGCGGGGGAGTGGCTGGGGGTGGCCGTGACGTCGCTGGCCAACACGTTCGACCCCGACATCATCCTCATCGGGGGTGGGCTGTCGGCCGCGGGCGAGCTGCTGCTCGGGCCCGCGCGCGACATCTACCAGCAACGTGCCCTGCCGCCCACGCGCCGGGCGCCGCTGCAGGTGGCGGCCCTCGGGCCCGATGCCGGGATGGTGGGGGCCGGGGTGATGGCGCACGAGGGCATGGGCGCATGA
- the rsmI gene encoding 16S rRNA (cytidine(1402)-2'-O)-methyltransferase, with the protein MSGALVVVATPIGTLEDLSPRAARALRDADVVACEDTRRTAVLLRHAGSGAPMVPAHEHNEARRAADLARRMADGATVVLVSDAGMPGVSDPGARVVAAAVEAGVPVTVIPGAGAVETALVASGLALGAGYAFAGFAPRKAAELRAFVERLDSWGEPVVVFEGPRRVGALLAAIAEHDPDRPVAVCRELTKVHEEVLRGTAADLAARITAPLKGEVAVVVGPPAAPPAPDEHVLAEHMVPMLDAGMSPARAADVVAALGAAPRNVAYRAALAAAAMRDSA; encoded by the coding sequence ATGAGCGGCGCCCTCGTGGTTGTGGCCACGCCCATCGGCACGCTTGAGGACCTCTCGCCGCGCGCCGCCAGGGCGCTGCGGGACGCCGACGTGGTGGCCTGCGAGGACACCCGGCGCACCGCCGTGTTGCTGCGACACGCCGGATCCGGGGCCCCCATGGTGCCGGCGCACGAGCACAACGAGGCCCGCCGCGCCGCCGACCTCGCCCGCCGCATGGCCGACGGGGCCACCGTCGTGCTGGTCAGCGACGCCGGCATGCCCGGCGTGAGCGACCCGGGCGCGCGCGTGGTGGCGGCTGCGGTGGAGGCCGGCGTGCCGGTCACGGTCATCCCGGGCGCGGGAGCCGTTGAGACGGCCCTCGTGGCATCGGGGCTGGCATTGGGCGCCGGCTACGCCTTCGCGGGCTTTGCGCCGCGCAAGGCGGCCGAGCTGCGGGCGTTCGTGGAGCGCCTCGATTCGTGGGGCGAGCCCGTGGTGGTGTTCGAGGGGCCCCGGCGCGTGGGCGCGCTGCTGGCGGCCATCGCCGAGCACGATCCCGATCGCCCCGTCGCCGTGTGCCGGGAGCTCACCAAGGTGCACGAGGAGGTGCTTCGCGGCACCGCTGCCGACCTTGCCGCGCGCATCACCGCCCCGCTCAAGGGCGAGGTTGCCGTGGTGGTGGGCCCGCCCGCCGCCCCGCCGGCGCCCGACGAGCACGTCCTGGCAGAGCACATGGTGCCCATGCTCGATGCCGGCATGAGCCCGGCCCGCGCTGCGGACGTGGTGGCGGCGCTTGGCGCCGCCCCCCGAAACGTCGCCTACCGCGCGGCGCTTGCCGCCGCGGCGATGCGCGACTCGGCGTAG
- the metG gene encoding methionine--tRNA ligase, producing MQAQRHGVHHSQHPSGGWGCRRYAASSVPGRFFITTPIYYVNADPHVGHAYTTIMADVIARHHRQRGENVFFLTGTDEHGAKIARAAEDAGRTPKEHADDLSARFREMGRVLGASNDFFIRTTDEQHMAAVQELIVRMHEKGDIYKGSYGGWYCTSCEAFYGEGDLAEGRTCPIHRREVEWIEEENWFFRLSAYQDRLLAHYDAVPAFVRPRSRMNEARSMVEMGLDDLSMSRAQVEWGVTVPWDPAHTVYVWVDALFNYYTALTYADPGTDLVDRLWPPTLQLMAKDILKFHAVIWPALLMSADLALPERLFVHGYVLKGGERLSKTTGNIVDPFPFIERYGLDALRYYLCREIRFGDDGTFTDEGFHQRYTAELANDFGNLLSRTTKMIERYRAGAVPADPGGDPGLADEALAVREQVLAHFDRDDVTGAVEAAWAWVRRLNRLVEEREPWALAKDDARAAELDQALFSLANGLRIAAILLWSVLPTSCEAVLAALGEPGDGLLLAGARWDAGTPGAHVRPPEPLFPRIEVDEVTA from the coding sequence GTGCAGGCGCAGCGCCACGGCGTGCACCACAGCCAGCACCCGAGCGGGGGGTGGGGGTGCCGTCGCTATGCTGCCTCCTCCGTGCCCGGCCGCTTCTTCATCACCACGCCCATCTATTACGTCAACGCGGACCCCCACGTGGGTCACGCCTACACGACGATCATGGCCGACGTGATCGCCCGCCACCACCGCCAGCGGGGCGAGAACGTATTCTTCCTCACCGGCACCGACGAGCACGGGGCCAAGATCGCCCGGGCCGCCGAAGACGCCGGGCGCACCCCCAAGGAGCACGCCGACGACCTCTCGGCGCGCTTCCGCGAGATGGGCCGGGTGCTCGGCGCGAGCAACGACTTCTTCATCCGCACCACCGACGAGCAGCACATGGCGGCGGTGCAGGAGCTCATCGTGCGCATGCACGAGAAGGGCGACATCTACAAGGGGTCGTACGGCGGCTGGTACTGCACCTCGTGCGAGGCCTTCTACGGCGAGGGCGACCTGGCCGAGGGGCGCACGTGCCCCATCCATCGGCGCGAGGTGGAATGGATCGAGGAGGAGAACTGGTTCTTCCGCCTCTCGGCGTACCAGGACCGCCTGCTGGCCCACTACGACGCCGTGCCGGCGTTCGTGCGGCCGAGGTCGCGCATGAATGAGGCCCGCAGCATGGTGGAGATGGGCCTCGACGACCTCTCGATGAGCCGCGCCCAGGTGGAGTGGGGGGTCACCGTGCCCTGGGACCCCGCGCACACGGTGTACGTGTGGGTGGACGCCCTGTTCAACTACTACACGGCCCTCACCTACGCCGATCCCGGCACCGACCTGGTCGACCGCCTGTGGCCGCCCACGCTGCAGCTGATGGCCAAGGACATCCTCAAGTTCCACGCGGTCATCTGGCCCGCGCTGCTCATGAGCGCCGACCTCGCGCTGCCCGAGCGCCTCTTCGTGCACGGCTACGTGCTGAAGGGCGGCGAGCGCCTCTCGAAGACCACCGGCAACATCGTCGACCCCTTCCCGTTCATCGAGCGGTACGGCCTGGACGCCCTGCGCTACTACCTGTGCCGCGAGATCCGCTTCGGCGATGACGGCACGTTCACCGACGAGGGGTTCCACCAGCGCTACACCGCCGAGCTCGCCAACGACTTCGGCAACCTGCTCTCGCGCACCACCAAGATGATCGAGCGCTACCGCGCCGGGGCGGTGCCCGCCGACCCCGGGGGAGACCCCGGCCTGGCCGACGAGGCGCTGGCCGTGCGCGAGCAGGTGCTGGCGCACTTCGACCGCGACGACGTCACGGGCGCGGTAGAGGCCGCGTGGGCCTGGGTGCGCCGCCTCAACCGCCTGGTGGAGGAGCGCGAGCCGTGGGCGCTGGCCAAGGACGACGCCCGTGCGGCCGAACTCGACCAGGCGCTGTTCAGCCTGGCCAACGGGCTGCGCATCGCGGCGATCCTGCTGTGGTCGGTGCTGCCGACCTCGTGCGAGGCCGTGCTGGCGGCACTGGGTGAGCCCGGGGATGGCCTGCTGCTGGCCGGGGCCCGGTGGGACGCCGGCACCCCGGGTGCCCACGTGAGGCCCCCCGAGCCGCTCTTCCCGCGCATCGAGGTGGATGAGGTGACCGCGTAG
- a CDS encoding TatD family deoxyribonuclease encodes MPSCDDPVPDLIAAAAAAGVERVVTIGCGRKQGEQAVALAESHPEVYAAVGVHPVDAGRGRWRDCDVDWLRDLAAHEKVVAIGEAGLDYFHDRTTPDDQPRAFRAQGELAADLGMPLVIHTRDAADDTMVILREMGLTDVVLHCFSIPEYLDEALDRGWTISLAGPVTFPKNTPLRDVVPRIPAGRLMVETDAPYLAPVPMRGKRNQPAYVAHTLACVAELRGDALADLDAATSATAARVFGW; translated from the coding sequence CTGCCGTCGTGCGACGACCCCGTGCCCGACCTCATCGCGGCCGCGGCCGCGGCGGGGGTGGAGCGCGTGGTCACGATCGGCTGCGGCCGCAAGCAGGGCGAGCAGGCGGTGGCGCTGGCCGAGTCCCACCCCGAGGTGTACGCCGCCGTGGGCGTGCATCCGGTGGATGCCGGGCGGGGCAGGTGGCGCGACTGCGATGTCGACTGGCTGCGCGACCTGGCCGCGCACGAGAAGGTGGTGGCCATCGGTGAGGCGGGCCTCGACTACTTCCACGATCGCACCACCCCGGACGACCAGCCACGGGCCTTCCGCGCCCAGGGCGAGCTCGCCGCCGACCTCGGAATGCCCCTGGTCATCCACACCCGTGACGCGGCCGACGACACCATGGTGATCCTGCGCGAGATGGGCCTCACCGACGTGGTGCTGCACTGCTTCTCGATCCCCGAGTACCTCGATGAGGCCCTTGATCGCGGCTGGACCATCAGCCTGGCGGGGCCGGTGACCTTCCCGAAGAACACCCCGCTGCGCGACGTGGTGCCGCGTATCCCGGCCGGCCGCCTGATGGTGGAGACCGACGCGCCCTACCTGGCGCCGGTGCCCATGCGCGGCAAGCGCAACCAGCCGGCCTATGTGGCGCACACCCTGGCCTGCGTAGCCGAGCTGCGCGGGGATGCCCTGGCCGACCTCGACGCGGCAACGTCGGCCACCGCCGCGCGCGTGTTCGGGTGGTGA